A part of Candidatus Trichorickettsia mobilis genomic DNA contains:
- a CDS encoding OmpA family protein, with the protein MFIKKAGLLLILFSLTSCSTKKTVIVIPEHNTVVEDESILRSDFEKNIGNKVYFAFDSAILSQEAKDRLKKQAEWLVAHSNVIATIEGHCDERGSRNYNLALGLRRAEAAEKFLITQGIDQRRLTVVTYGKDKPEVEGHNKNAWRLNRRAVAIIIKAQ; encoded by the coding sequence ATGTTCATAAAGAAAGCCGGATTATTACTAATTCTATTTAGCCTAACTAGTTGTAGCACCAAAAAAACCGTTATCGTTATTCCGGAGCATAATACCGTAGTAGAAGATGAAAGCATATTGCGTAGTGATTTTGAAAAAAACATCGGTAATAAAGTTTACTTTGCTTTCGATAGTGCAATTCTTTCTCAAGAAGCTAAAGATCGACTCAAGAAACAAGCTGAATGGTTAGTAGCCCACTCAAATGTTATAGCTACAATAGAAGGGCATTGTGATGAAAGAGGCAGTAGAAATTATAACTTAGCTTTAGGGTTGAGAAGAGCAGAAGCGGCAGAGAAATTTTTGATTACGCAAGGTATTGATCAAAGAAGATTAACTGTTGTTACATACGGTAAGGACAAGCCGGAAGTTGAAGGTCATAATAAAAATGCATGGAGGTTAAATCGTAGGGCGGTAGCTATAATTATCAAAGCACAATAA
- a CDS encoding host attachment protein: MENDLGTKLIAVISSVKMILYEAKGIKIIKELENLPIVFEKHYHHKQEKSESYYQKKSASGSLFEPHSAPKDIEYYEAAKKASEILEKKINDNLDYKRLIIVTEPKMLGYIRQSISNNLKKIIYKEITKNLVGQDIYTIEQSVFK; this comes from the coding sequence ATGGAAAATGACTTAGGTACAAAATTAATTGCAGTTATTAGTAGTGTTAAAATGATTCTATACGAAGCAAAAGGAATCAAGATCATTAAAGAATTAGAAAACTTGCCAATAGTGTTCGAAAAACACTATCACCATAAACAAGAAAAATCAGAAAGTTATTACCAAAAGAAATCCGCATCAGGGTCATTATTTGAACCACATTCTGCACCTAAAGATATAGAATATTACGAAGCGGCTAAAAAAGCATCTGAGATTTTAGAGAAAAAAATAAACGATAATTTGGATTACAAAAGACTAATCATTGTAACTGAACCTAAAATGCTTGGATATATTAGACAATCTATTAGCAATAATTTAAAAAAGATTATTTACAAAGAAATAACAAAGAATCTTGTAGGTCAAGATATATATACTATTGAACAAAGTGTTTTTAAATAA
- a CDS encoding ChaB family protein, protein MPYANNTDLPKGVKNHLPEHAQDIYRAAFNHAWDQYELPEKRRGTDSREVVAHKVAWAAVEKKYYKNRDGKWVEIE, encoded by the coding sequence ATGCCGTATGCAAATAATACAGACTTGCCAAAGGGGGTAAAAAACCACTTACCCGAGCATGCGCAAGATATCTATAGAGCAGCTTTTAATCATGCTTGGGATCAGTATGAATTACCGGAAAAAAGACGAGGAACAGATTCAAGAGAGGTCGTCGCACATAAGGTAGCATGGGCGGCAGTTGAAAAGAAATATTATAAAAACAGAGACGGTAAATGGGTTGAGATTGAATAG
- a CDS encoding Hsp20/alpha crystallin family protein, with product MTFNLPIFRSRSTDIANNRSNISNIFEEFFNDFNRLSSPLLSEGMRASLLPRINISETDNKYFIEAELPGVKQNDVELKLDNNILIIKGKTEETTENKERNYFMRERYYGSFQRSLTLPNNTNEDDINATFKDGILNIEISKKQESSTKRIEVKAK from the coding sequence GACATAGCCAACAATAGAAGCAATATCTCAAATATATTTGAGGAATTCTTTAATGATTTTAATAGGCTATCTTCTCCTTTATTATCCGAAGGAATGAGGGCAAGTCTTCTACCGCGAATAAATATATCAGAGACAGATAATAAATATTTTATAGAAGCGGAATTACCTGGAGTGAAGCAGAATGATGTAGAGCTTAAACTTGATAATAATATATTAATAATAAAAGGAAAAACTGAAGAGACTACTGAGAATAAAGAAAGAAATTATTTCATGCGTGAACGTTATTACGGATCTTTCCAACGATCACTAACGTTACCTAACAATACCAATGAAGATGATATAAATGCTACCTTTAAAGACGGTATTTTAAATATAGAGATAAGTAAGAAACAGGAAAGTAGTACTAAGAGAATCGAAGTAAAAGCAAAATAA